The genomic region ATTATTAAGACAACTGGAATATTTCGAAGCAGATCATGGCACAGTGGTAGTGATGGAAACGGCTACCGGGGAGATCAAAGCCATGTCTAATCTTGGTAGAACTAAAGAAGGTACTTATTTCGAAAAAAGAAATTATGCGGTTTATGAGGCTCATGAGCCTGGTTCAACTTTTAAATTAATGGCGATGGTCGCTGCTTTGGAAGACAAGGTGGTAGATACCAGCCAGGTTATAGATACAGAAAAAGGAGTGGTTAGATTTTACGGAAGGCCGGTGAGAGATTCTCATCACGGTGGCTATGGTAAGATCTCTGCAGCCAAGGCTTTTGAAGTTTCTTCAAATACAGCATTTACAAAAATGATCACAGAAGGATATAAGAATGAGCCTTCAAAATTTGTTGATCGACTTTATTCAATGGGACTTAACCAGAAAATTGGTCTTGAAATCAAGGGTGAGGGATCCCCCCGAATTCCTCACCCACAAGACAAAAGCTGGAATGGTTTAAGCCTTCCCTGGATGGCCTTTGGTTATGGTGTGGCAATAACGCCTTTGCAAACCCTTACTTTTTATAATGCTATCGCTAATGATGGTGAGATGATAAAACCTAGGTTTATCAAGGAAGTAAAAGATCGTGATAAGCCTATTATTACCATGGAAAAGCAGGTGATGAATCCTGCGATCTGTTCAGTAGAGACGGCAAAGAAGGTTCGGGCTATGATGAAAAAAACTGTGGAAAGAGGAACCGCTGCTAATATTTATACCGAAAACTTTTCAATGGCGGGTAAAACAGGAACCTGTCAAACCGAATACTGGATAGAACCAGGAAGATATATCGCATCTTTTGCGGGTTATTTCCCAGCTGAAAATCCTAAATATTCCTGTATAGTGGTTATTCACAAACCAAACCGAAGAAAAGGATATTACGGGAATATTGTAGCAGCACCGGTTTTTAAAGATATCGCCAGAAAGATATATACAGATACTCCGGTAATGGATGAGCTAGAGTCTCTGGAGGTGAATGATGAGGAAGTAAATACAGATTTCGAAAAATATTATACCAAGATACAGAACGAGAAATTGCTCATGCCAGATGTGACAGGAATGCCGGCTATGGATGCAATTTCGATCCTTGAAAATCTTGGTCTGGAGGTGAGATTGAACGGTAAGGGAATCGTTAAAAGGCAATCTGTATCTGCAGGACAAAAATTGAAGAATAAGCAAACCGTAAAACTGGAGTTGAGTTAATGAAAGTATTAAAGGACATACTTTACAGAGTGAACATGAAGGCGGTTGCCGGGGATACCGGTGTGACCATTAACGATATACATTTCGATTCCAGGAAGGTGAAGCTTAATGATGTCTTTGTGGCCATTAGGGGAACATTATCTGATGGACATGACTTTATTAAAAATGCCGAAAATCAGGGGGCGCTTGCGGTTGTTTGCGAAGAGATCCCTGAAAATAAAATAAACGGTGTTACTTATATAGAAGTTGAAGATACTAAAAAGGCTCTGGCCTATATATCTGCAAACTACTTCGATGAACCTTCTTCAAAACTGAAGCTTGTTGGAGTTACGGGAACCAATGGTAAAACGACCATTGCGACTTTGCTTTACGACCTGTTCTCTAAGGCTGGATTTAAATGCGGTCTTCTTTCTACAGTGAAAGTAATGGTTGGGACTGAAGAGCATTCGGCTATAAGAACTACTCCAGATTCTATAACCATCAATTCTTATTTAAAAGATATGAATGACGTGGGAGTAGAATTCTGTTTTATGGAAGTTAGCTCTCACGGGATAGATCAGCATAGAACTACCGCTCTCAAATTCGAAGGCGGAATATTCACCAACCTTTCTCATGATCATTTAGATTATCACAAGGATTTCGCGGAATATCGCGATGTGAAAAAGCGCTTTTTTGATGAGCTGCCTTCTTCCGCCTTTGCACTTACCAATGCAGATGATAAGAATGGGCCGGTGATGCTTCAGAATACAAAAGCGAAAAAATACACCTACGCTCTTAAATCTTACGCAGATTATCAGGCGCAGATACTGGAAAATAATTTTACAGGTTTACTTCTGAAAATAAAAGGTCAGGAGTTGTGGACAAAATTGATTGGTAGTTTCAATGCCTATAATGTTTTAGCGATCTATGCCACGGCAGATCTTCTAGGTTTGAAAACCATGGAGATCCTGCGCATTATTAGTGAACTGAATTCTGTAAGCGGAAGGTTTCAATATGTGATCTCTGATAATGATAAGATCACGGCTATCGTTGACTATGCTCACACACCAGATGCTTTAAAGAATGTGCTGGAAACTATTAATAGTATCAGAACCAAAAATGAAGAGCTTATAACAGTTGTGGGATGCGGTGGTGATAGAGATACTACCAAAAGGCCAGTAATGGGGAATATTGCTTCCTCGTTAAGTACTAAAGTGATTTTTACCAGCGATAATCCACGAACTGAAGATCCTGAAAAGATCATTGCTGATGTGGAAGCAGGAGTGGAGCCACAGAATTTTAAAAAAACAATGAGTGTTACCAATAGGAAACAGGCTATCAAAACAGCCTGTCAAATGGCGGGACCTAATGATATTATTTTAATCGCCGGTAAAGGTCATGAGACTTACCAGGAGGTTAACGGAGAAAAGTTTGATTTTGATGATCTCAAGATCGTGAATGAATTTTTAAAACAACTGGATAAATAATGCTGTATTACTTATTTAAATTTCTGGAAGAGCAGTATCAGTTGCCAGGAGCGCAGTTGTTTGAATTCCTGTCGTTCAGGTCGGCCATGGCGATCATTTTATCGCTTGGTATTTCTACGATCTACGGGAAAAGGATTATCAATTATCTAAGAGCGAAACAAATTGGTGAAAGCGTACGTGACCTTGGGTTAAAAGGTCAGTCTGAAAAGGCTGGAACTCCAACCATGGGTGGGATTATCATTATTGTAGCCACACTTATTCCTGTATTACTTTTCGCTAAACTGGAAAATATTTATGTCATCCTTTTGATCGTTACTACGATCTGGATGGGGGTGATCGGATTTCTGGATGATTATATCAAGACCTTTAAAAAGGATAAAGAAGGCTTGAAGGGTAAATTCAAGGTCATCGGTCAGATTGGTCTTGGACTGATCGTAGGATGCACCATGTATTTTCATCCGCAGATCACAACAAAAGAAGTGGTAACAGAAACCAGCCCTACCGAGGATGTTATCGCCCGGGCAGAAGTAGTGGATATGGGGCCTGAAGTTAAGGATACCAGTACTACTATTCCTTTTGTGAAAAATAATGAATTTGAATATTCGAGTCTGATCAGCTGGATAGATCCGTCATTAGTGAATTACGCCTGGCTTATTTTCATACCGATCGTAATTTTTATCGTTACCGCTGTTTCTAACGGTGCCAATCTAACTGATGGTATCGACGGCCTGGCAGCAGGTTCCTCGGCAATAATCGTATTAACCCTGGGTCTTTTTGCCTGGGTTTCGGGTAACATCATCTTTTCAGATTACCTGAATATAATGTATATCCCACGATCGGGAGAAATGACCATTTTCATCACTGCTTTTGCTGGAGCTTTGGTCGGTTTCTTATGGTATAACACATTTCCTGCGCAGGTATTTATGGGTGATACAGGAAGTTTGACCATTGGAGGA from Gramella sp. MT6 harbors:
- a CDS encoding penicillin-binding protein; this translates as MATTEKSILNRMYFVAGCLFIFAIAVGVKLLNIQFVHGEHYKELAEERTLKNFKIPANRGNLYDVNGNLLATSVPKYDVRFDAVTVSDKNFEENIGPLSENLSRMLGQPASYYSQKLRAARANKQRYVLIARNLGYSDYMKMREFPMFNLGAYKGGMITEQSTVREHPLGKMGERTVGYERRDENGYFTRVGLEGAFSNYLRGTDGRRLKQKIAKGQWKPISDNNEMEPRDGYDVVSTIDVNIQDIAHHSLLRQLEYFEADHGTVVVMETATGEIKAMSNLGRTKEGTYFEKRNYAVYEAHEPGSTFKLMAMVAALEDKVVDTSQVIDTEKGVVRFYGRPVRDSHHGGYGKISAAKAFEVSSNTAFTKMITEGYKNEPSKFVDRLYSMGLNQKIGLEIKGEGSPRIPHPQDKSWNGLSLPWMAFGYGVAITPLQTLTFYNAIANDGEMIKPRFIKEVKDRDKPIITMEKQVMNPAICSVETAKKVRAMMKKTVERGTAANIYTENFSMAGKTGTCQTEYWIEPGRYIASFAGYFPAENPKYSCIVVIHKPNRRKGYYGNIVAAPVFKDIARKIYTDTPVMDELESLEVNDEEVNTDFEKYYTKIQNEKLLMPDVTGMPAMDAISILENLGLEVRLNGKGIVKRQSVSAGQKLKNKQTVKLELS
- a CDS encoding UDP-N-acetylmuramoyl-L-alanyl-D-glutamate--2,6-diaminopimelate ligase; translation: MKVLKDILYRVNMKAVAGDTGVTINDIHFDSRKVKLNDVFVAIRGTLSDGHDFIKNAENQGALAVVCEEIPENKINGVTYIEVEDTKKALAYISANYFDEPSSKLKLVGVTGTNGKTTIATLLYDLFSKAGFKCGLLSTVKVMVGTEEHSAIRTTPDSITINSYLKDMNDVGVEFCFMEVSSHGIDQHRTTALKFEGGIFTNLSHDHLDYHKDFAEYRDVKKRFFDELPSSAFALTNADDKNGPVMLQNTKAKKYTYALKSYADYQAQILENNFTGLLLKIKGQELWTKLIGSFNAYNVLAIYATADLLGLKTMEILRIISELNSVSGRFQYVISDNDKITAIVDYAHTPDALKNVLETINSIRTKNEELITVVGCGGDRDTTKRPVMGNIASSLSTKVIFTSDNPRTEDPEKIIADVEAGVEPQNFKKTMSVTNRKQAIKTACQMAGPNDIILIAGKGHETYQEVNGEKFDFDDLKIVNEFLKQLDK
- the mraY gene encoding phospho-N-acetylmuramoyl-pentapeptide-transferase, which encodes MLYYLFKFLEEQYQLPGAQLFEFLSFRSAMAIILSLGISTIYGKRIINYLRAKQIGESVRDLGLKGQSEKAGTPTMGGIIIIVATLIPVLLFAKLENIYVILLIVTTIWMGVIGFLDDYIKTFKKDKEGLKGKFKVIGQIGLGLIVGCTMYFHPQITTKEVVTETSPTEDVIARAEVVDMGPEVKDTSTTIPFVKNNEFEYSSLISWIDPSLVNYAWLIFIPIVIFIVTAVSNGANLTDGIDGLAAGSSAIIVLTLGLFAWVSGNIIFSDYLNIMYIPRSGEMTIFITAFAGALVGFLWYNTFPAQVFMGDTGSLTIGGIIAVLAIATRKELLIPLLCGIFLIENLSVVMQVGWFKYTRKKYGEGRRIFLMSPLHHHYQKKGKHESKIVVRFWIVGIFLAILTIVTLKVR